A single region of the Thermodesulfatator indicus DSM 15286 genome encodes:
- a CDS encoding bifunctional DNA primase/polymerase: MDYLEHYLRLGWAILPLRPRSKAPALPWGGFQKKPPGVKEWVTWRVIFPIPPHGVAVMCGAVSNLIVIDCDDKEVVSRLLPEIPFDAPTSQTKRGFHFFFRYQPGIPSTTIEVTGIGRLEIKSDRSLVTLPPSTHPEGHRYEWVLAPWDVDALPELPNWLVELLQKQERRKELARQVGYVSFPRPGRKLTPEALREILTQVGTEIVKEVPIGDREALRLKSCPICGKSEGNPWIWADSGRLLDFRATCPASRDRGGLSLRAWLREIGQEGLLANLEVGEAEEVSPPEVPAASVDEARVLVLKALRAGGDSIITVPPGVGKSRTTLEWLAKEGPRPAVYSVPTLGLAQELAEAARALTADPVLVFAGRNKETCFRWEEARTAHDLGYDPGQVLCPTCPHNPKTVVFSQKCEFMRQFEGVNREKGLFFASHKLACHLIKDFLKKAKVWILDEELHSLVEVVKCPLDALRTLRAVFPEDSVTMRLADVVLEVEDDLHKAANGKSRAEGRIYARKVGFGPWQGKKPLAQWLGLDLIQLSPTIRDEIARVLKAYRKPTLFRKGVNLKALQWIQEVTRTGLAYLVARKDPCRPIELRRVVNPVPEKWRGRLIVLDATAYPPVVERALKRPGVQVLDIRVPVEMRTAWIKRSVSKTAIAREKGRKTAIKALKQALKEIKAEKILIFCHQAIKAKVEEVVAQDPRKIVVTHHFGAETRGTNQFADFETVILLGLPVVNPAAYYDTALALGLSEQEWEDWLHLLAQAGAWQEIHRTRPVLQPGKQVLVIAPRWPFKEWLGRPRRVIEPEEVKGALDLATKVLLLWVEDFGFVYVEIALLLSIGRPEQIPPVEVRAEVWQRIRGAFPKEFVRFFTKLESLYRASGNPLSRSKHPRPSQEIPVKGGARGSQKPFIYILKGHREPLELGISGNSKGFPPPFKGNLITNADNKIEFFDKKWWPKLFARLRKARPDLPVFEVQIRTKGGLQKTRGIGDIKTAQDFYRALGREIDFNSWREVVNV; the protein is encoded by the coding sequence ATGGACTACCTTGAGCATTATCTCCGTTTGGGTTGGGCTATCCTTCCCCTCCGGCCGCGGAGCAAGGCTCCCGCCCTTCCCTGGGGTGGTTTCCAGAAAAAGCCTCCCGGGGTAAAGGAGTGGGTCACATGGAGAGTGATCTTTCCCATTCCACCGCATGGGGTAGCGGTAATGTGTGGGGCTGTCTCGAACCTCATCGTAATTGACTGCGATGACAAAGAGGTTGTTTCCCGATTATTGCCGGAAATTCCTTTTGATGCACCCACATCGCAAACCAAAAGGGGATTTCACTTCTTCTTCAGGTATCAACCCGGCATCCCCAGCACGACCATTGAGGTTACGGGGATCGGCAGGCTTGAGATTAAGTCTGATAGATCTTTGGTAACTTTACCGCCGAGCACCCACCCTGAAGGCCACCGGTATGAGTGGGTTTTAGCCCCTTGGGACGTTGATGCTTTACCGGAGTTACCGAATTGGCTCGTTGAGCTTCTGCAGAAGCAAGAGCGCCGGAAGGAGCTCGCCCGCCAAGTAGGTTATGTGAGCTTTCCCCGCCCGGGCCGCAAGCTCACGCCTGAGGCCCTGCGAGAGATCCTTACCCAAGTGGGGACGGAGATCGTCAAGGAAGTTCCAATCGGTGATCGAGAGGCTTTGCGGCTCAAGTCCTGCCCGATCTGTGGAAAATCAGAAGGCAACCCGTGGATTTGGGCTGATAGCGGGCGCCTGCTGGACTTTCGGGCCACCTGTCCGGCCTCCAGGGACCGTGGTGGTCTTTCCCTGCGGGCCTGGCTTAGAGAGATTGGACAAGAAGGCCTCCTCGCAAATTTAGAAGTCGGGGAGGCTGAAGAAGTCTCTCCCCCGGAGGTTCCGGCGGCCTCAGTTGACGAGGCCCGAGTTTTGGTGCTTAAGGCCCTCCGAGCCGGGGGAGACAGCATTATCACGGTGCCGCCAGGGGTCGGGAAGAGCCGGACGACCCTTGAGTGGCTCGCCAAGGAAGGCCCCCGGCCTGCGGTTTATTCGGTGCCGACACTTGGTTTGGCCCAGGAGCTGGCCGAGGCCGCCCGGGCCTTAACGGCCGATCCAGTCTTGGTCTTTGCCGGGCGAAATAAAGAGACCTGCTTTCGGTGGGAGGAGGCTCGGACTGCTCATGATTTGGGTTACGATCCGGGGCAAGTCCTTTGCCCCACCTGCCCGCATAACCCGAAAACGGTCGTCTTCAGTCAAAAATGCGAGTTTATGCGGCAATTCGAAGGGGTTAACAGGGAAAAAGGCCTCTTTTTCGCCTCTCATAAACTTGCCTGCCACTTAATCAAGGATTTCCTGAAAAAGGCAAAAGTTTGGATTCTCGACGAGGAGTTACACAGCCTTGTCGAGGTGGTCAAGTGTCCACTTGATGCCTTGCGCACCCTGCGGGCCGTCTTCCCGGAGGACTCCGTCACGATGCGATTGGCCGATGTGGTGCTCGAAGTGGAGGACGATCTTCACAAAGCTGCCAATGGTAAAAGCCGAGCAGAGGGGCGCATATACGCTCGGAAAGTCGGTTTTGGTCCCTGGCAGGGAAAGAAGCCTCTGGCTCAATGGCTTGGCCTTGATTTGATTCAGTTATCTCCGACTATCCGTGACGAAATTGCCCGTGTGCTCAAAGCTTACCGTAAACCCACGCTTTTCCGCAAAGGTGTGAACCTTAAGGCCCTTCAGTGGATCCAAGAAGTAACCAGAACCGGCTTGGCTTATCTGGTAGCCCGTAAAGATCCCTGTCGGCCAATTGAGCTCCGGCGAGTCGTCAATCCCGTCCCGGAGAAGTGGCGGGGTCGTTTGATCGTGCTCGACGCGACAGCGTATCCCCCGGTGGTGGAACGAGCCCTAAAAAGGCCAGGGGTTCAGGTGCTCGATATTAGAGTGCCCGTTGAAATGCGGACAGCATGGATAAAGCGGAGCGTGAGCAAGACGGCGATTGCAAGAGAGAAAGGACGCAAAACGGCCATTAAGGCCCTCAAGCAAGCTCTCAAAGAGATCAAGGCGGAAAAGATCCTCATCTTTTGCCATCAGGCGATCAAGGCCAAGGTCGAGGAGGTTGTGGCTCAAGATCCCCGGAAAATCGTTGTCACCCATCATTTTGGGGCCGAAACGAGAGGCACAAACCAGTTTGCGGATTTTGAAACGGTGATCCTCCTCGGTTTGCCGGTTGTCAATCCTGCGGCTTACTATGATACGGCTCTGGCCCTCGGTTTGAGCGAACAGGAATGGGAAGACTGGCTTCATCTCCTGGCTCAGGCCGGGGCATGGCAGGAAATTCATCGGACTCGCCCTGTCCTCCAGCCAGGCAAACAAGTGCTGGTGATTGCCCCCCGATGGCCCTTCAAGGAGTGGCTCGGTAGGCCGCGAAGAGTGATCGAACCGGAAGAGGTTAAAGGTGCTCTGGATCTTGCGACCAAGGTTCTCCTTTTGTGGGTTGAGGATTTTGGGTTCGTTTATGTCGAAATCGCTCTCCTTCTGAGCATCGGTCGCCCTGAGCAGATCCCGCCAGTAGAGGTCCGAGCCGAGGTCTGGCAACGGATCAGGGGTGCTTTCCCGAAAGAGTTTGTGCGATTTTTCACAAAGTTGGAATCCCTTTATAGGGCAAGTGGGAACCCCTTGAGCCGGTCGAAACATCCTAGGCCTTCCCAAGAGATCCCTGTTAAGGGAGGGGCAAGGGGTTCCCAGAAGCCCTTTATATATATTCTTAAAGGGCACCGGGAACCCCTTGAATTGGGAATTTCTGGGAACTCCAAGGGGTTCCCACCCCCCTTTAAGGGAAATCTCATCACTAATGCCGATAACAAGATTGAGTTTTTCGATAAAAAGTGGTGGCCGAAACTTTTTGCCCGTCTCCGGAAGGCCCGTCCGGATCTTCCTGTCTTTGAGGTGCAGATCAGGACCAAAGGCGGCCTGCAAAAGACCCGCGGCATTGGTGATATAAAAACTGCTCAAGACTTTTATCGGGCGCTTGGCCGAGAAATTGATTTCAACTCTTGGCGCGAGGTGGTTAATGTTTGA
- a CDS encoding DEAD/DEAH box helicase, with protein sequence MRLEAGLETNLLQSSVHSQGLTWSLVRPRSDLLLRPYQGRVLERIMDAYLDGRQSVAISLPTGCGKTIVFLALARGVVEAGGRVLIIAHRDELIRQPAEKLSLVWPGAPEPGIIKAERFEPDCPIVLASIQTLWRRLDRLPHGFDLLVIDEAHHAAASTYRETLDRLLELNPAMKILGVSATLFRRDGESLREIFEEVVFEYSVLEAIADGYLCGIDYRAVKTGCDLSGVRFDYRAGDFAVNQLAQTVNTPERNEFAVETWLELAKGRKTITFCVDVKHARDLAETFRAYGVEAQTVTGQTPLEERRAMLKAFARGEIPIITNCQVLTEGFDDPAVDCLLLARPTASKALYVQMVGRGLRLYPGKKDCLVLDLLDNSSRHSLVSIADLDPKLKRRIELEEAVGRGSRESVQLDLALASQILGVEERQIFDPSAFYWAQGEHGWAASLGDGRTLYIRRVKKTKREELFVPYLIEQEGIRALTSRPVDIELAFGVANGVLRDQGAAALYRPDASWRNYPPTEKQIEFCERWGLPRPRTKGEGADLITLAIAEWNFKKFS encoded by the coding sequence ATGAGACTTGAAGCCGGACTTGAAACTAACCTACTGCAAAGCTCGGTTCACAGTCAAGGCCTTACCTGGTCCCTGGTGAGGCCTCGGAGTGACCTGCTGTTACGCCCCTACCAGGGGAGGGTCCTTGAGCGCATAATGGACGCCTACCTTGATGGGCGGCAGTCGGTGGCGATCTCGCTTCCGACCGGATGCGGAAAGACCATCGTCTTCCTAGCCCTGGCCCGGGGTGTGGTTGAGGCCGGGGGCCGTGTCCTCATCATTGCTCACCGGGATGAACTTATTCGACAGCCAGCCGAGAAGCTCTCCCTGGTGTGGCCCGGAGCACCTGAGCCGGGCATTATCAAGGCCGAGCGGTTTGAGCCGGACTGCCCCATAGTCCTGGCTTCGATCCAAACCCTATGGCGCAGGCTTGACCGCTTGCCCCATGGTTTTGACCTCCTCGTGATAGATGAGGCCCACCATGCGGCGGCGTCAACCTACCGGGAGACCCTTGACCGGCTACTTGAGCTCAACCCGGCCATGAAGATCCTGGGCGTCTCGGCGACCCTCTTCCGCAGAGACGGGGAGAGCCTCCGGGAAATCTTTGAAGAGGTAGTCTTTGAATACAGCGTCCTTGAGGCCATAGCGGATGGCTATCTTTGCGGGATTGACTATCGGGCGGTCAAGACCGGGTGTGATCTCTCCGGAGTGAGGTTTGACTATCGGGCCGGGGATTTTGCGGTCAACCAGCTGGCTCAGACCGTTAACACCCCGGAGCGGAATGAGTTTGCCGTTGAGACCTGGCTTGAACTGGCAAAAGGGCGCAAGACCATAACCTTTTGTGTGGATGTAAAGCACGCCCGGGACCTGGCTGAGACCTTCCGGGCCTACGGTGTGGAAGCTCAGACCGTAACCGGCCAGACCCCTCTTGAAGAACGCCGGGCCATGCTCAAGGCCTTCGCCCGGGGTGAGATCCCGATCATCACGAACTGCCAGGTGTTAACCGAAGGTTTTGACGACCCGGCGGTGGACTGCCTTCTCCTCGCCCGGCCCACAGCAAGCAAGGCCCTTTATGTGCAGATGGTGGGCCGGGGGTTAAGGCTTTACCCTGGAAAGAAGGACTGTTTAGTGCTTGATTTGCTTGACAACTCAAGCCGTCACAGCCTGGTTTCCATCGCAGACCTTGATCCGAAGCTAAAGCGCCGGATTGAGCTTGAAGAGGCCGTGGGGAGGGGAAGTAGGGAGAGCGTCCAGCTAGACCTTGCCCTCGCTTCCCAGATCCTGGGGGTGGAGGAGCGCCAGATCTTCGATCCTTCGGCTTTCTACTGGGCCCAGGGAGAACACGGTTGGGCCGCAAGCCTGGGAGACGGCCGGACGCTTTACATCCGGCGAGTCAAGAAGACCAAAAGGGAAGAGCTTTTTGTGCCTTACCTTATCGAGCAAGAAGGCATCCGGGCTCTCACTTCTCGGCCCGTGGACATCGAATTGGCTTTTGGTGTGGCTAACGGAGTGCTTCGGGATCAGGGGGCGGCAGCCCTTTACAGGCCGGACGCCTCCTGGCGGAACTACCCGCCCACGGAGAAGCAGATTGAGTTTTGTGAGCGGTGGGGCCTGCCCAGGCCCAGGACCAAGGGCGAGGGGGCAGATCTCATAACCCTGGCGATAGCCGAGTGGAATTTCAAAAAATTCAGCTGA
- a CDS encoding ribbon-helix-helix domain-containing protein: MGKDRRPFSTKLDRKLLKEIRHLSVELERPLNDLLEEAMRDLLRKYGREVAEEKNEA, from the coding sequence ATGGGGAAAGATCGTAGGCCTTTTTCCACCAAGCTTGATCGGAAATTATTGAAAGAAATAAGACATTTATCGGTAGAGTTAGAAAGGCCTCTAAACGACCTCCTCGAGGAGGCTATGAGGGATCTTCTCCGCAAGTATGGCCGGGAAGTGGCGGAGGAGAAAAATGAAGCTTAA
- a CDS encoding helix-turn-helix domain-containing protein — protein MKPLSPKKAKFVELLSGGLSNEQAGKKLGISRATAWRWANEPEIKARLSELHQERLKRAHGRLLSATETAIETLERLCHHKSGYVAVQAARSILDLVLKLHEHLELKERLEAIEKRLKELEGEGHVKKKA, from the coding sequence ATGAAACCTTTGTCTCCTAAAAAGGCCAAATTCGTCGAGCTACTTTCCGGCGGGCTTTCCAACGAGCAGGCTGGAAAGAAGCTCGGCATAAGCCGGGCCACGGCCTGGCGATGGGCAAATGAGCCTGAGATCAAGGCCCGGCTTTCCGAGCTACACCAGGAGCGCCTGAAACGGGCACACGGAAGGCTCCTCTCGGCCACCGAGACTGCTATTGAGACCCTGGAGCGCCTTTGCCATCACAAATCAGGCTACGTGGCCGTCCAGGCGGCTAGGTCTATCCTTGACTTGGTCCTTAAGCTTCACGAACATCTGGAGCTTAAAGAACGCCTGGAAGCCATAGAAAAAAGACTCAAAGAGCTTGAAGGAGAGGGCCATGTTAAGAAGAAAGCTTGA
- a CDS encoding dual CXXC motif small (seleno)protein, which produces MIRLGQKVGLKCRNCAGELYLVRTURRIALRCESCGNSFSVREYYDELTPELEELFYNIRCDRFL; this is translated from the coding sequence ATGATCAGGCTTGGGCAAAAAGTAGGTCTTAAATGTCGTAATTGTGCTGGTGAACTTTATTTAGTTAGGACCTGACGCCGTATTGCTCTCCGTTGTGAGAGCTGTGGGAATTCTTTCAGCGTGAGGGAATATTATGACGAATTAACCCCTGAACTTGAAGAATTATTTTATAATATTCGCTGTGACCGTTTTTTATAA
- a CDS encoding aspartate-semialdehyde dehydrogenase, whose product MKEFNVAVVGATGAVGRMMLQVLEERNFPVKNLRLFASERSRGLKIPFKGEEIEVEVLGEQKSFSGIDIALFSAGASRSLEYAPKFAADGAVVVDNSSAWRMDPQVPLVVPEVNPHAVADYKNKGIIANPNCSTIQMVVALKPLYDFSRIKRVVVSTYQAVSGAGQKAINELMDQTKAWCKGETLPEPQVFPHQIAFNCLPHIDVFLDNGYTKEEMKMVNETKKIMEDEKIGVTATTVRVPVFYGHAEAVNIETEKKISAEKARELLSNFPGIVVIDEPGEKKYPLQIEIAGRDEVFVGRIREDESIENGLNLWVVADNLRKGAATNAVQIAELLAEKYL is encoded by the coding sequence ATGAAAGAGTTTAACGTAGCCGTAGTGGGGGCCACTGGAGCGGTGGGAAGAATGATGCTTCAGGTGCTTGAGGAAAGGAACTTTCCCGTTAAAAACCTACGCCTTTTTGCTTCAGAAAGATCTCGTGGTTTAAAAATCCCTTTCAAAGGCGAAGAAATAGAAGTTGAAGTTTTGGGCGAACAAAAAAGTTTTTCCGGTATAGACATAGCCCTTTTCTCAGCCGGGGCTTCGCGTAGCCTGGAATACGCCCCTAAATTTGCCGCTGACGGCGCCGTAGTGGTTGACAACTCCAGTGCTTGGCGTATGGACCCTCAAGTTCCCCTCGTAGTGCCAGAGGTTAATCCTCACGCGGTAGCGGATTACAAAAATAAGGGCATAATTGCCAATCCCAATTGTTCAACCATTCAGATGGTTGTGGCCTTAAAACCCCTTTACGATTTTAGCCGTATTAAGCGGGTGGTGGTTTCTACATATCAGGCGGTATCCGGGGCCGGGCAGAAGGCTATAAACGAACTTATGGATCAGACCAAGGCCTGGTGTAAAGGAGAGACACTTCCTGAGCCTCAGGTTTTCCCTCACCAGATTGCCTTTAATTGTCTGCCGCACATAGATGTTTTTTTAGATAATGGCTACACCAAAGAAGAGATGAAAATGGTAAATGAGACCAAAAAAATTATGGAAGACGAAAAAATCGGCGTTACCGCTACCACGGTGAGAGTGCCGGTGTTTTACGGGCACGCCGAGGCGGTAAATATTGAAACCGAAAAGAAGATCTCCGCTGAGAAAGCAAGGGAACTTCTTAGCAATTTTCCTGGCATCGTGGTTATAGACGAGCCTGGCGAGAAGAAATATCCTCTACAGATTGAAATTGCCGGCCGGGACGAAGTTTTCGTTGGCCGCATTCGCGAAGATGAATCCATTGAAAACGGTTTGAACCTATGGGTAGTGGCGGATAATCTCCGCAAAGGAGCAGCTACCAACGCGGTTCAAATCGCCGAGCTTTTGGCCGAGAAATACCTTTAA